The following are encoded together in the Phenylobacterium sp. NIBR 498073 genome:
- a CDS encoding alpha/beta fold hydrolase yields MIKTVVLGLAALLALWVGAGLALVALSGPFEPSGRYVDIGGRKLRLVCTGPKSAQPVIWMEAGAWGLAADFAAVQQRLSGKGLRSCAYDRAGMGFSDPGPQPRDSAAIAGDLHKLIAASGEPGPFVFMAHSMAGQHIRLYAGQHPEQVAGLVLLEATTPEMAGRPEAQKFLNRVQAIARATALAGSLGLTKIAYYKGDRIGLPPQGGAEKRHAFVSGRHARTAADEVLAWPQGAAQAAATKLDPAWPVAVVTAGNAELMAGWNEVRRAPERNSRAGYYENEAQAGHATLLGLTHSDAVLRGVDHVLAALAKPSR; encoded by the coding sequence ATGATCAAGACGGTCGTGCTGGGGCTAGCGGCGCTGCTCGCCCTATGGGTCGGCGCGGGCTTGGCGCTGGTGGCGTTGTCAGGGCCGTTCGAGCCCAGCGGCCGCTATGTCGACATCGGCGGGCGCAAGTTGCGGCTCGTCTGCACCGGGCCGAAATCCGCCCAACCCGTAATCTGGATGGAGGCCGGCGCCTGGGGGCTGGCGGCGGACTTCGCCGCCGTCCAGCAGCGGCTCTCCGGCAAGGGACTTCGTTCCTGCGCCTATGACCGCGCCGGCATGGGGTTCTCCGACCCCGGCCCCCAGCCTCGCGATAGCGCCGCGATCGCCGGGGACCTCCACAAGCTGATCGCCGCCTCCGGCGAACCCGGCCCGTTCGTGTTCATGGCGCATTCGATGGCCGGGCAGCACATCCGCCTCTATGCGGGCCAGCATCCGGAGCAGGTCGCCGGCTTGGTGCTGCTTGAAGCCACGACCCCGGAAATGGCCGGGCGCCCGGAAGCCCAGAAGTTCCTCAACCGCGTCCAGGCCATCGCCCGTGCGACCGCTCTCGCCGGCAGCCTCGGCCTGACCAAGATCGCCTACTACAAGGGCGACCGGATCGGCTTGCCGCCGCAGGGCGGCGCCGAAAAGCGTCACGCCTTCGTTTCGGGACGGCACGCGCGCACCGCCGCCGACGAGGTGCTGGCCTGGCCCCAGGGCGCCGCGCAAGCTGCAGCGACGAAGCTTGATCCAGCCTGGCCGGTCGCGGTGGTCACCGCCGGCAACGCCGAGTTGATGGCCGGCTGGAACGAGGTCCGCCGTGCGCCAGAGCGCAACTCCCGCGCGGGCTACTACGAAAACGAGGCCCAGGCCGGCCACGCCACCCTGCTCGGCCTCACCCACTCCGACGCCGTACTCCGCGGCGTCGATCACGTTTTGGCGGCGCTGGCCAAGCCATCCAGGTGA